Proteins from a single region of Symphalangus syndactylus isolate Jambi chromosome 12, NHGRI_mSymSyn1-v2.1_pri, whole genome shotgun sequence:
- the GADD45A gene encoding growth arrest and DNA damage-inducible protein GADD45 alpha isoform X3, whose product MTLEEFSAGEQKTERMDKVGDALEEVLSKALSQRTITVGVYEAAKLLNVIHIHLNGRILP is encoded by the exons ATGACTTTGGAGGAATTCTCGGCTGGAGAGCAGAAGACCGAAAG GATGGATAAGGTGGGGGATGCCCTGGAGGAAGTGCTCAGCAAAGCGCTGAGTCAGCGCACGATCACCGTCGGGGTGTACGAAGCGGCCAAGCTGCTCAACGT AATCCACATTCATCTCAATGGAAGGATCCTGCCTTAA
- the GADD45A gene encoding growth arrest and DNA damage-inducible protein GADD45 alpha isoform X2 has product MTLEEFSAGEQKTESDPDNVVLCLLAADEDDDRDVALQIHFTLIQAFCCENDINILRVSNPGRLAELLLLETDAGPAASEGAEQPPDLHCVLVTNPHSSQWKDPALSQLICFCRESRYMDQWVPVINLPER; this is encoded by the exons ATGACTTTGGAGGAATTCTCGGCTGGAGAGCAGAAGACCGAAAG CGACCCCGACAACGTGGTGTTGTGCCTGCTGGCGGCGGACGAGGACGACGACAGAGATGTGGCTCTGCAGATCCACTTCACCCTGATCCAGGCGTTTTGCTGCGAGAACGACATCAACATCCTGCGCGTCAGCAACCCGGGCCGGCTGGCGGAGCTGCTGCTCCTGGAGACCGACGCTGGCCCCGCGGCGAGCGAGGGCGCCGAGCAGCCCCCGGACCTGCACTGCGTGCTGGTGACG AATCCACATTCATCTCAATGGAAGGATCCTGCCTTAAGTCAACTTATTTGTTTTTGCCGGGAAAGTCGCTACATGGATCAGTGGGTTCCAGTGATTAATCTCCCTGAACGGTGA
- the GADD45A gene encoding growth arrest and DNA damage-inducible protein GADD45 alpha isoform X1 yields MTLEEFSAGEQKTERMDKVGDALEEVLSKALSQRTITVGVYEAAKLLNVDPDNVVLCLLAADEDDDRDVALQIHFTLIQAFCCENDINILRVSNPGRLAELLLLETDAGPAASEGAEQPPDLHCVLVTNPHSSQWKDPALSQLICFCRESRYMDQWVPVINLPER; encoded by the exons ATGACTTTGGAGGAATTCTCGGCTGGAGAGCAGAAGACCGAAAG GATGGATAAGGTGGGGGATGCCCTGGAGGAAGTGCTCAGCAAAGCGCTGAGTCAGCGCACGATCACCGTCGGGGTGTACGAAGCGGCCAAGCTGCTCAACGT CGACCCCGACAACGTGGTGTTGTGCCTGCTGGCGGCGGACGAGGACGACGACAGAGATGTGGCTCTGCAGATCCACTTCACCCTGATCCAGGCGTTTTGCTGCGAGAACGACATCAACATCCTGCGCGTCAGCAACCCGGGCCGGCTGGCGGAGCTGCTGCTCCTGGAGACCGACGCTGGCCCCGCGGCGAGCGAGGGCGCCGAGCAGCCCCCGGACCTGCACTGCGTGCTGGTGACG AATCCACATTCATCTCAATGGAAGGATCCTGCCTTAAGTCAACTTATTTGTTTTTGCCGGGAAAGTCGCTACATGGATCAGTGGGTTCCAGTGATTAATCTCCCTGAACGGTGA